The nucleotide window GGATCGGCAGGAGCTCCGTCACCGTCGGCCAATGGAAGCGCTTCATCTCCGAAACCGGCTACCGGACCGAGGCGGAGACCGGCACCAGCGGTGGCTTTGGATGGAATGGCAAGGAACTCGTCCAGCAGAAGCAGTTCACGTGGAAGTCTCCGGGCTTCGGCCAATCGCCGGACGATCCGGTGTGTCTCATCACTTTTCCGGATGCCTCGGAGTTCTGTAGCTGGCTGTCGAAAAAGGGGGCTCTCCGCATCACGCTGCCGACCGAAGCCCAATGGGAATATGCCTGCCGTGCTGGCAGCACCGCCGCGTGGCACGACGGCACCTCCACCCTCGCCGCCGCCGGAGTGAAAACCGATCTGACCTGGCACAAAGGCAACTCGAACAACAGCACCCACGCCACCGCCTCCACCGCCTCGAACCTGTGGGGCATCCGCATCGGCGGGAATGTCTCGGAATGGTGCCTCGACTGGTATGCGCCTTACACGGCGGGCCCTGTCACCGATCCCCTCCAAACCAACCAGAACCTCTCCGACAAGCCGCGCCGCGTGCTCCGCGGTGGCTCGTGGATCCGTGACCTGAAAAACACCCGCAGCGCGGCCCGCTACCGCGCCGATCCGCGCAGCCGCAATGCCGATATCGGTTTCCGCATCGCCGCGCCGTATCAGGTGATCGCGGAAGCTCCGACGCCCGCTCCATTGCCGGCCAAATCATCGCCTTCTTCCGCAGGCGCTCCTGATCCGGCTCCTTTGTCCGGCAGCACCGTCGCTTACTCCGGCCAATCCCCAGGTTTCAGCATCGGCGGACTCGCCTGCCTGTTGATCCCTCTTGGTGCGGTCGTCGCCATCGTGGTCGCGATCGTGAAAACCGCCTCCCGCAGGAGTGGTGGGACGCCGCCCCCGTTCCCATCCAACAGCAACAATAGCTATCTCCCTCCCGCTCCGGCCGTGCAGCATCAGGTGCGCATGACCGAGGACGGCTTCTGGCTGCAAACGGATGCGGCAGCGGGCACGCCGCTGGACGTGACCTACCGGCTCGCCGATGGCGTGGAACAACGCAGCCGCCTGACCTACCAGCCGGGACCGCAGGGACATTTCGTCTTCACCGGACGCCGCCCGCTTTCCGTTTCGATCATGCCCATCGTGGCTGCCGCAGCGGCTTCCGCCATGGCCTCGCGGATGTTCAACCAGCCGCCGCCGATGCAACACAGCCCCCTGATGGATGATCGGGATGACGACTGGGCCCGCCCTGTTCCGCCGCCCCGCAATCCGGCTGCCTATTGATCGATCTGTTTTCATGTCCACGCTCAAGGTTTTCACCGATATCCAGGCCTCCGCCGGACTCCTCGATTGGCTGCGCAACGAGATCGCGCCGCATGAACTTCTGCTTCCCGCCAAACGCGCGGCCTCGGTACTGGTCGAGCAGGCCTCCGATCCATTGATTGCGGAAGCGGACATCGCTTTCGGCCAACCGGATGTCGCCAGCGTGTTGAACGCTCCGCGCTTGAGGTGGCTCCAGGTCAGCTCCGCGGGATTCACGCGATATGACACGCCTGGGTTCCGCAAAGCCGCGAAAGCCCGCGGACTGGTGGTGACGAACAGTTCCCATGTCTACGATCAGGCGTGCGCCGAGCATGTCTTCGCCTTCATGCTCGCACAGGCCCGGCAACTACCGCGTTCACTCAAAACCCGCTGCACAAACAGCGATCCCGCATGGACGATGCTGCGCGAAAGCAGCCGCCTGCTTCTCGGGCAATCGGTGTCGATCTACGGCTATGGTGCCATCGCCGAGCGGCTCGTTGGCATGCTCGCACCCTTCAACATGGAAATCACCGCCGTCCGTCGCCAACCGCGCGGAGACGAAGGCATCCGCATTGTCACACCGGATCAAGCGATCGCCGCTCTTGGAGAGGCGGATCACGTGATCAACATCCTGCCGGACAACGCGGACTCGCGCGGCTTTTTCAACGAAACGGTTTTCCGCGCGATGAAATCGGGAAGTGTGTTCTACAACATCGGCCGCGGCACCACGGTGGATCAGGACGCGCTGGCCGACGCCCTGCAACACGGTCCTATCGAGGCCGCATGGCTCGATGTCACCGATCCGGAACCGCTGCCGGAAGGACATCGCCTGCTCGGTCTTCCAAATTGCCACATCACGCCGCATGTCGCCGGAGGGCAACGCGGAGAAAGCCGGGTGCTGGTGGCTCATTTCCTCGAGAACTTCCGCCGTCATCTGAACGACGGGGCGCTGCTCAACCGCGTGATCGGATGAGCGGAGTGCGTGCCTGGATATTCGATGGCGATCCTCGGCGACCATGGCTGGCCGCACGTACGATCCGCAGCCTCCGCGCGGCGGGCATTCACGAAATCCACACCGCTCCTCCTGAAGAAGGCCCCGTGCTGATCGTCCGCGCGGGGACCTGGTTGACGCATCCGGAGTGGTTCATGCCACTGCCTGAAAACGCTCCGGTGGCCTTCGGGCTCCCGCCGTTCGATGCGAAGGATCATCCATGGCATGACCTGCAAGCAGCGCACGGCGGAGACATCCAAGCCGCCAACGGTCTCCCGCCCGTCATGTGCGAATGGCATCCCACGCTCGCAACCGCCACGGCACGCATCGAGGAGAGAGACATCCCGCCCGGAACGCGGCTGGTGCATTTCCCTGCGTTGGATTTCGCCAGCGGCAATTCGCTGCGCGCTCTGGAAATCGTCACCAGCCTCCAGCATGGCGGAGCAGAGAAAATAGCTGCTGATCTCACCCGGCATCTTCCCGGCCATGGTGTGGATACGATACTTGCCGTACTTGGCACGCCGCTGCGGCGGATGCTGGAGGACGCACCGCCTTTCATCGATCTCTCGCATGCCCGACGTCATGAACGCGCGGGCGAGGTGAAGAAGCTGGTCCTTGCCCACGGCATCGACGTCCTGCACCTGCATCTCACCAGCGCGGAAGATACCCGTGCGCTATCCACGCTTGGACTGCCTACCGCCGTGGCCCTTCACAATACTGCGCGCGGTTGGCCGGAAGACTGGCACACGCTGCGCAAGGAAGACGCCTCGCTGTTCATCGCCTGCTCGAATGCGGTTGCTCAGGAATCCCGTTATCGCTTGCCGGAAATTCCGGTGCGCACGGTGTGGAATGGCATCGAGCCGCTGCAGGAATCGCCGCGACCGGATGGCGAAGCATTCACGCTGGTCGCAGTGGCGAATCCACGCCCCCAGAAACGGCTCGACCGCCTGCCTGCGATGCTGGCGGCCACGCGCACGGAACTGAAACGTCGCGGGCATTCCGGAGCCTTGAGACTCGTCATCGCGGGTGAAGCCCCGGAAAGCCATCCGAATGCGGTCGCGTGCCTGGAGGATCTGGAGATACAGGCTCAACTCCATGGCATCCGTTGGGAGTTCACCGGCGGCACACGGCCCGTGCCTGAGGTGCTCGCGGAAGCACATGCCTTCGTTTCCTACAGCGCGCACGAAGGGCTGAGCCTCGCGCATCTGGAGGCCCTCTCGGCGGGTTTGCCAGTGGTTGTCACGGCGGTCGGCGGCACGCCGGAAATCGCGGCGCGCTGCCCGGCGATGAAACTCATCGCACCGGAAGCCACGCCGGAGGAATTTGCCGCCGCGCTGGTGCCGGTATTGCTCGATCCTCCCGCATCCGGCCGCGACAGGGTCTTCCGCGATTTCAGCACGGACCGCATGGCGGCAAGGACGGCACGCCTGCTCCGGCAATTAGCCTGCCGACGGGAGAAGCCCGGAGAAACGTTCTGGTTCGTCGCCAACAATCTCTCAGTCGGCGGTGCGCAATCTTCGCTGCGGCGTCTGATGGTGGAACTGCATCGCTGCGGCCACCGCGTGCGTCTTGCTCTGCTACAGGAATATCCCGATCACCCGACACCGGGACGCGAAGCTCTCGTAGCAGCGGGCATTGATGTGTTCGTTCCTCCACCTTTCGGACAAATCGATGCGATCGATTCCGCGGATCTCATTCTCGCGGAGATGACGGCCGACCCACCACGCACGGTCACGTTCTGGAATGCCATCACGGCTTCGAAGTTCCTGATCGCGGAAGGGCTGCCTTTCGCCCGGGTGGTGGATGTCAGCCCGGGGGAGATGTTCTTCGATTCGCTCGACCGCTGGCTGTTGCAGCGCCCCGCATCACTGCCGGTGTGCGAGCCTGCGGACTACGGACGCGTGCTCGATGTGATGGTGGTGAAGTATCACGCCGAAGCGGAGCGCGCCGCCGCGCTCGGTGTGCCGGTGAAGGTGGTGCCGAATGGCATTCCGCTACATGAGGTTCCGGCACGACGGCCTGCCGGTCCCGTGCTGGTCTTCGGCACGACGGCGCGCATCAGCCCGCAAAAACGCCTTGGTGATTTGCTTGATGCGTTTCGTGATGCCATCCCGGAACTCCCTACC belongs to Luteolibacter ambystomatis and includes:
- a CDS encoding formylglycine-generating enzyme family protein, yielding MQRSWLVGMPVWVAACLATANETKTLDLGGGVTLEVVRVEAGTFTQGSPDTEEGRAADESQRQVTISQPFWIGRSSVTVGQWKRFISETGYRTEAETGTSGGFGWNGKELVQQKQFTWKSPGFGQSPDDPVCLITFPDASEFCSWLSKKGALRITLPTEAQWEYACRAGSTAAWHDGTSTLAAAGVKTDLTWHKGNSNNSTHATASTASNLWGIRIGGNVSEWCLDWYAPYTAGPVTDPLQTNQNLSDKPRRVLRGGSWIRDLKNTRSAARYRADPRSRNADIGFRIAAPYQVIAEAPTPAPLPAKSSPSSAGAPDPAPLSGSTVAYSGQSPGFSIGGLACLLIPLGAVVAIVVAIVKTASRRSGGTPPPFPSNSNNSYLPPAPAVQHQVRMTEDGFWLQTDAAAGTPLDVTYRLADGVEQRSRLTYQPGPQGHFVFTGRRPLSVSIMPIVAAAAASAMASRMFNQPPPMQHSPLMDDRDDDWARPVPPPRNPAAY
- a CDS encoding D-2-hydroxyacid dehydrogenase, which gives rise to MSTLKVFTDIQASAGLLDWLRNEIAPHELLLPAKRAASVLVEQASDPLIAEADIAFGQPDVASVLNAPRLRWLQVSSAGFTRYDTPGFRKAAKARGLVVTNSSHVYDQACAEHVFAFMLAQARQLPRSLKTRCTNSDPAWTMLRESSRLLLGQSVSIYGYGAIAERLVGMLAPFNMEITAVRRQPRGDEGIRIVTPDQAIAALGEADHVINILPDNADSRGFFNETVFRAMKSGSVFYNIGRGTTVDQDALADALQHGPIEAAWLDVTDPEPLPEGHRLLGLPNCHITPHVAGGQRGESRVLVAHFLENFRRHLNDGALLNRVIG
- a CDS encoding glycosyltransferase family 4 protein encodes the protein MSGVRAWIFDGDPRRPWLAARTIRSLRAAGIHEIHTAPPEEGPVLIVRAGTWLTHPEWFMPLPENAPVAFGLPPFDAKDHPWHDLQAAHGGDIQAANGLPPVMCEWHPTLATATARIEERDIPPGTRLVHFPALDFASGNSLRALEIVTSLQHGGAEKIAADLTRHLPGHGVDTILAVLGTPLRRMLEDAPPFIDLSHARRHERAGEVKKLVLAHGIDVLHLHLTSAEDTRALSTLGLPTAVALHNTARGWPEDWHTLRKEDASLFIACSNAVAQESRYRLPEIPVRTVWNGIEPLQESPRPDGEAFTLVAVANPRPQKRLDRLPAMLAATRTELKRRGHSGALRLVIAGEAPESHPNAVACLEDLEIQAQLHGIRWEFTGGTRPVPEVLAEAHAFVSYSAHEGLSLAHLEALSAGLPVVVTAVGGTPEIAARCPAMKLIAPEATPEEFAAALVPVLLDPPASGRDRVFRDFSTDRMAARTARLLRQLACRREKPGETFWFVANNLSVGGAQSSLRRLMVELHRCGHRVRLALLQEYPDHPTPGREALVAAGIDVFVPPPFGQIDAIDSADLILAEMTADPPRTVTFWNAITASKFLIAEGLPFARVVDVSPGEMFFDSLDRWLLQRPASLPVCEPADYGRVLDVMVVKYHAEAERAAALGVPVKVVPNGIPLHEVPARRPAGPVLVFGTTARISPQKRLGDLLDAFRDAIPELPTCVLKIAGGIETGSEEHAAELKTRSADLPVEWLGDVRDIPTFHAGLDVFVMISNPAGCPNASLEALASGLPVIATDIGGASEQVIDGQTGRLVPPYEPEALAKAMVDLTRSPEERARLGANGRRHVEEHFSLERMTENWLKVLTHHIES